TTATCCAATTTGAGTGATGATGAACTTGAGAGCTGTAGTTTTGAGCATCTTGCAGAAGAAATGACTTCTCGATAGGTGGCTGACCTCTCTAGCAGTCCTGGTGGTCGTGTAGTAAACAGAGATGAGCTGGATGAGCAGAATGTGATGTGTGAAGAAACTGCCCAGGCAAATGATGTTGAAGGGGACTTTGTAACATCTGCTATCACTGAGTGTGATGTTACTTTTGCTGGTGCTGACTCCCATGTGGACTGTGATAAACATGGTTGTGACTCTTCTGAATGCAGGAGTGGGAATCAGGATGTTTATGCATCAGGTGACCTTTTAAATACAGAGTATGACATGGAGGTTGAGGCAGTTCATGAAGATAGCCCTGTTAATGAGCCTTCCCCTACTGTACAACCATCTACCTTTGGGAAGACTGAGTTGTCAGTGAAAAGACCTGATCAGTGTGAGGGTTTTCGTACTAGACATGGCAGACTGGTAAAGCCATTAAAAAGGCTCATTCAGACTGTCTAATCAATATGTTAAGAATCTTTTTGGGAAGAACAAAATTATACTACGAGTTACCGGTAAATGATtacttttgtattactttttttgttgttgttctgttgttaattttttttcctaataGAGGAATAATATGTAATTGCGTACAGTATAGTCTGTTAAGACTGGCAAAGCTGTTAAATAAGCTCATTCATACTGTGTCTAACCTATTTGTTGTGAATACATAGTttttgtgtgtattattattactattattattattattatttatccctTTATTAATTTGTTGCATTTAATTTCCTTTAAAAGGAATAATACACCATTTTGTGAGGTCTATTAAGATAGACAATTATGCAATCTTGGATGTGATCTATTGATAAGATGTGTAGATGTCACATCTTCCTGTAGTTGGGTAAAGGAGTAGCTAACCTTTGCCTTTCCTAGTCCTTCACTTCACAGCAATAATGTTGTTTGACTGTCTTCAGTCTGTATGTTTGGGGGTTACACTTTGTTGCCAAGTAATTTAACTGTAGagttgaatattttgtgtataatttattattatatttattattagtattttatttcctTCTTTGATTATAAATTACTCTTCTGTATGCTATACATGATGTTATGCAAAATCTAGAGAAATTAGTCAGGCTGAGTGTAACAaggttaaataatttttataaaaaatacattaaaaaagggTCTGTAAGGACTTGGTTTCACCCACCCCAAACAAAGTGGTTCAGTCCAGACAGCGATACCAGCTGTGTTGTTCTCTTAGCACTCTTTTCCTTCTCTCCCCCGAACTGAAGAGGTATGCTGGGTTCCATGCTACAGATTAATAGTTAGCATTGGTTGAAAATAATTCACACAGAAAAATACacaatttttaaattgttttttatttatttttttatttacagatgaAATATATACTTAACAGACATGTTTCATTGATGTGAATTGTTGCACTTTGAGATGTTATTTTTGTTGACAGTGTTACTGATGTGTGAGCTGAAACTGTCGTGATGACCTgtctatataaaaatacattctcTATGCAGGTATGCATTGACCAaccatatttttgtgtttaagttgttataaaatcaatattttcacGTATTATATGCTCATCTGTATAAGTTTGTGTACGGAGTTACTGCTTTTTCTCCTTGTTTTACCTTGACcttgtttttccttttccttcTCTCTACCAAACGGAAAAGTGTTTCTGATGTGTGAACTGAAACTGTCATGACGACCTGTctatataaaaatgcattctcTATGCAGACCCAATCTGACTGTTTCCTGTCGTTCTTCGGTGATTTTCAACACAACACAGACCACAGAAGCATACGGTTAGACGTGGTCTGAAAAGAGCTGTCTCTGACGAggtaaaaaatgtgttttcacactaccattgagaaattttaaccaaactatgttacagacttttcattaagacactaaagaatcatatcaacttgtggaaaatgggcatccgatgaccccttaaTATTAAAATTACTGTCCCTCTACTGAATGTTCATACCACCAAaactaagaaataataataataataaaaacatttatatgatTTGTGAAATGAAATGAGTGTAGTAAATTAGTAAGTAAGCACTCTATTGTCATAAATGTTGTCTGGATTACATGCAGGAGCTTCTGTTTGTTCATACCAGCTGTTGGGAGATAaagtttaaaaattaatttggtgaaaaaaagtaaatagtGTGAAACGTGCACTTTTGCAGatgcatacatactgtacacacacacacacacacactgtgtgtacagtatgtatgcatCTGCAAAAGtgtacgttttatatatatatatatatatatatatatatatatatatatatatatatatatatatatatatatatatatatatatatatatataaaatggaagctacctgtacatacataaatcATACAGTGCATTGTTATAGTTTATAAATTTATGCCAGTCAAGAAATGCATACTGGAGAGGAAGTGCAGTATTACTTTTGACATGTTTCACTTTCgttgtgagtgtgtttatatgaACTTTGATGTTTTTAGTTATACTGTACATCTAAATTAGTCCAAACCAATATGATGTGACTTCATCCTAGCTTAATTGTTAACATATTTGTTTGTAGTTGAGGacagatataaaataaatgatttaattactGCATTGCAGTAACTTACATGTGGCCATGGTTTGTGTTACGTTGAACTAAAGAATACAAAGGCGCATCCAACACTGCAAGAAAACAACTTTTATTAAATGCACTTGATCAAGCATATTAcacatattttgtaaaatgatttaACATGAAAATCACTTACCTTCTGAAATTTCAGAATAACACACGGCAGACTGACAGTTCAAATCATCTACtagacataaaaaataagtactttaCCATCTGATCAATTTACATCATGAAGTTACAGTATTACGGTTTCTCCATTGCAACACACTCAGAAGTTGTGGACTTACTTTGGTTGTCGATTTTGCATCTTCGTTTTTTGAAATACAGAATGACACAGCTGGTCAGTGATATGAGGACACACAGAGACACTACTGTGGTCATCACTACTGCCGTTGAATTAGTTATCACTGTTTCACTCTCGTAATTGTTGTCTTCAGTCTGACCAACCGTACTGTCCTCTGGGGTTGGATTATCTGTTATCATTAGAGTAAAGTTAAATGAACATCATCGTCTGAGTCAGTCTGATAAGGGATAATCCACCTTTACTCCACTTTTGTCATTCATTTTgaacccccatgtcgttccaaaacttcATATTTTCCAAAATGGCAGTATGGTAATGTGGACAGACAAAGAGGAgattaattgttgaataaagatgttatttttgttttatttgcataaaaaaaagtattcttgcagcttcataacgttacggttgaaccactgatggcagatggaataTTCCAAcgacgtctttcatacttttttggaccttgacagtgtaacttacttggcagtctatgggacagtcacaagcgtCCCGGTTTCCATCCAAAATatgttaaactgtgttccgaagatgaacaaagcttttatgggtgtGGAACAACCaggggggtaagtgattaatgacaaaattgtaattttggggtggagtttccctttaaattatttttatatatcacACACATGAATTCTGGTATTTGTCTTGTGAATAGTGATATAGTTGAAAGTGTTTTATTGTAAAGTTGTAAACTCTCTGAGTGTATTTCTTCATTGCAatagatttgaagaaattttgcattacatgacTTGCTCATCAgttgctgtcagaatgagagaccaaacagctgaacattttgaataaatttctccaaatctgtttaggtgaagaaacaaactcacataCTGTAggctatatcttggatggccttaggCTAAGTTAATTTTCTACAGTTTaatatttctgggtgaactattcctgtaactCAGTACTTAGTTGAAGCATCTTCTGCAGCAATTACAGCCTTAAAGGGAACTTAttgcccctttttacaatatataagtctcaggtgtccccagaatgtgtctgtgaagtttgaGCTCAAAATACCCCAATTATTATAGCATTTTGAAATTCCTGTTTTGAGGGGAATCAGAAACATGTTGTTTTTGTGCATGTCTCATTAAATGCAGAAATTTCCCAGAATAGAGCTGTGCCTTTACAGCTCGCTCAGGGAGGGGTCTCTGCTAATATGTCAGTGTAGGTCAACAGTCATGGGCGGGGTTTGTAAAATGTGATGTCACATTTTATGGATTCTGTGAATGGCTTGTTAGACACTGCTTATGATTTGTGgggattaaaaaagaaaaggtgGCAGCCCTGGTATTATGTGACAGGTTTACACTACACTACAAAAACACCCATCTTGAAATCAAGAAACTTGTTTCTTAAGAGTTCTTTAGCTGTTTTTCATGTATCATACACTGAGGAGAAGCTTCTTTCTGGGCACTTTGCCAGAGAGCTCAGATCAGTGAAGTGTTGCAGTGATTTTCACATGATCTTTGAACACTGTCATGTCATCTTGGCCTTCTTATCAAAGCTCTTTTGCTCAGTTTGGCTGGGCTACCAGCTGTAGAAAGAGTCCTGGTTGTTACAAATTTCTTCAATTAAAAAATCTATGGAGGCTGCATTTTTGGAAGCTTTAAATGCAGCAGATCTTTGAACAGCAGAACTATGTTTCTGCTCTGATATGTATATTTAGCTGTTTGACCTTATATGTTTTTCTAAATCATATCCATATAATTGAATTGATCATAGATGCAGAATTATCTTAAAGAAGATACAGAGAAATGGCattaatctatctatctctctctttttgtttaaAAGTTATAACAAGTCGGTTTGTTTTGCTTTGACATTATAGTTTATGGAATGTAGACTGATGTGGGGgaaaatcattaatttttttacatttaaataggtCTTAATGCTTACTTCTGAATAGGGTCTGCATCCACTGTTtagtcaaaatgatttttttttttacagtactgtATCTAAAATAAATTTTGACCGTAATACAAATGTTACCTCAAAGCTTCTTTGAGCATTCTCACATTGCTATTGTTGTATAATCAAACAGATATTAAAACACAGTGGTTCTCAAAGTAGTTTTTGGTCGTGCATTGACGTGCATTGCACTTTCTAATATAACTTCTTTAACCAcaggctattttatttttattttattttaatctagaCCTTAACCTAAGCATCATTACTTACATGTTTCAACATATTTACTGGATTACCATACCCAAAACATAATTGTGATTAACCCATCACCACCGATCACATTTTAATAGCAAAACTTAATCTCTTAAATTAATCATTGTCTGTCAGAGAATCTTCATTGAGACTTTAGGGTTAGAAATATTGCATTCCAACACACCTTTCAGAAGCAGCTTCACTTCATAGCAGGTTTTTTCATTCACTCTGCACTGATACCACAATTCATCAGTGTGGACTGCTTCTCTTATAAGCAGAGATCCATTCACTAGTTGTCTCGCTCTCTCATACAGAGGCTTTGGGGGTTTCTCTGTGTTGTTTGAGGGCTTGTTTGGTGGCTGATACTGCAATACATCTGTTAATTGATGACCGGTAATGACGTTCCAAGTGACTCGTTCAGTTCTGTTTCGTAGAGGATGTTCAGAGCATGGCAACAACACTGATGACCCTTGTGCTGAATAGACAGAGTCCAAAGCCTTacactctgaaaaaaaaacacacaaaaaaacatactACATTACAATGGATTACCTGGGATTATttggttgttttaaaaaaattgcacTCTTACCTTTGACCCTCAGGTAAAATCGAGTTACATGAAGGCAGTCCTGATCCTTGTAAACCTGACAGTCATAAAAGCCAACATCAGATAATCTGATGTCTTTCAGATCAAATGTAACATTTCCAGCATCTTTCCTCACAGACCATCTCTGGCTCTCTGATTCTGGAGAGAAGTCTGGATATATCAGGATGTCTTTATCTTGGGTTTTCTTGTGTAGTTTGACTGTCAGAGACTCCAGCGGGTGGGTTGTGGTCAGGCAAGAAATAGTCACGCTGTCACCCTGAACACAGTTTATGTTTAACTGATGAAACTGCTTGCAGTGTTTCTGTGTCGCCACTGAAAGGAAATGAAGAGTAAAATGAGACCTAAAGCACTGAGAGAACAGAGACGTGAGAAAACCACCGCATCGCTTACAGTAAACAGAATTTCCTTTAGCAACTGTTTTTACCTCTACATGCGTTAATTAATTTTATGAAACGAGAACAAAAAAATTCACAACCAGATAGACAACtcaagtttttaaatataaaattaatatattaatatattcatatacCGATTCAGATAATCTGCCAGTAGGTTTAGATATGCTGAATCAGCTTCTCATTCTTCTATCCTAAACTATCTATCTAATAATATTCAAATCAGTTGATTTGTCTGGCCAGGGCAGATGATGGTTCTTATTGGTATGCCGTCTGTCCAGGATTTATGATTATGACACCAACCTTTTCGGATTTTGGCATTGGTGTACTGCTTAAAATTGTGACAAAAATTTTAGCAATTACAGCTCTTTTGAAGTTAGGCAAGAAATAGTCAAGCTGTCACCCTGCCTGAACACAGTTTATATTCAACTGATGAACCTGCTTGCACATCAACTGTTAACACTGGAAAGGAAATGAAGAACAAAATTAGACAAAACACTGAGAG
The nucleotide sequence above comes from Carassius gibelio isolate Cgi1373 ecotype wild population from Czech Republic chromosome B16, carGib1.2-hapl.c, whole genome shotgun sequence. Encoded proteins:
- the LOC127975094 gene encoding uncharacterized protein LOC127975094; its protein translation is MRSFKLSHFQLLYLLIAGLCKVATQKHCKQFHQLNINCVQGDSVTISCLTTTHPLESLTVKLHKKTQDKDILIYPDFSPESESQRWSVRKDAGNVTFDLKDIRLSDVGFYDCQVYKDQDCLHVTRFYLRVKECKALDSVYSAQGSSVLLPCSEHPLRNRTERVTWNVITGHQLTDVLQYQPPNKPSNNTEKPPKPLYERARQLVNGSLLIREAVHTDELWYQCRVNEKTCYEVKLLLKDNPTPEDSTVGQTEDNNYESETVITNSTAVVMTTVVSLCVLISLTSCVILYFKKRRCKIDNQIDDLNCQSAVCYSEISEVLDAPLYSLVQRNTNHGHIWYEQTEAPACNPDNIYDNRVLTY